The Streptomyces sp. R28 region GCGACGAACCCGTCGTCGTCCTGGTCGAACACCTCGGGCGCGGTCAGCACACACTGCGCCGCCCCGATGCACTTGTCGGTGTCCACACTGATGCGCGTCATGATCTTTCCTCCGGGAAGGGCGCTGAAGGGGCGCTA contains the following coding sequences:
- a CDS encoding ferredoxin, which codes for MTRISVDTDKCIGAAQCVLTAPEVFDQDDDGFVALLQEEPEGQEERSARMARSVCPAQAITVHE